A window of the Cystobacter fuscus genome harbors these coding sequences:
- a CDS encoding M56 family metallopeptidase: MSALDWNAGRELALAVARTLWQVSWQAAFWALGVWALTRVWPKLPASARTTLWWLVGLKCLVGLCAVGAVRLPLMPAPEASTARVETVAPGLALTHDDARPVDAPRAPVRDEKPTRGAPWKEAVLLLWLGGLAWQGRELLQGLVRLRHLRREARPLEDDALHQAAMTLGRELGLTRIPSLLVSEQAPGPLALGLLRPEIILPRRALESLSPLEQRMALAHELAHVRRRDLWLGWVPALARAVFFFHPLVRRACREYALAREEACDAAALQATGAEPHDYGRLLLLFGVARAPAAAAASGAPSHLAALKRRIAMLEHADTESKRHPHWARWVLGGLALVALVPFQVVARETPVTATAPGVSGNLAVPLPALSAPRADDGSALSYVLIDPPHHTTMSGSTEDLRVARALAGAGKEPLLYVRRDGQEYIIRDAATLKATLESFDAQRAIGDKQSELGHKQSELGHKQSELGQKQAELGHKQATIGMKMAAVAQKRADLAMERHRLGRTNAQVSPEFERREQELEREMEPLEQQMEELGRQMKVFTQPMEELGQQMEELAKPMEVLGRQMELANQEAQKKVRTLLDDAIRKGLAEPVKR, from the coding sequence ATGAGCGCGCTGGACTGGAACGCGGGACGTGAACTGGCGCTCGCCGTGGCGCGGACGCTGTGGCAGGTGTCCTGGCAGGCGGCCTTCTGGGCACTGGGGGTATGGGCCCTCACGCGCGTGTGGCCGAAGCTGCCCGCCTCCGCGCGGACCACGCTGTGGTGGCTCGTGGGGCTCAAGTGCCTGGTGGGCCTGTGCGCGGTGGGAGCGGTGCGCCTGCCGCTGATGCCCGCACCCGAGGCGTCCACGGCCCGCGTGGAGACGGTAGCCCCCGGGCTCGCGCTGACCCACGACGACGCGCGGCCGGTGGATGCTCCGCGCGCGCCCGTGCGCGACGAGAAGCCCACGCGGGGAGCACCCTGGAAGGAAGCGGTGCTGCTGCTGTGGCTCGGGGGGCTCGCATGGCAGGGACGGGAGTTGCTCCAGGGGCTGGTGCGCCTGCGCCACCTCCGGCGCGAGGCCCGGCCGCTCGAGGACGACGCGCTCCACCAGGCCGCGATGACGCTGGGACGGGAGCTGGGTCTCACGCGGATTCCCTCCCTGCTCGTCTCCGAGCAGGCACCCGGCCCTCTCGCGCTCGGCCTGCTCCGACCCGAGATCATCCTGCCGCGCCGCGCGCTGGAGTCGCTGTCTCCCCTGGAGCAGCGCATGGCACTCGCGCACGAGCTCGCCCACGTGCGGCGCCGGGACTTGTGGCTCGGCTGGGTGCCGGCGCTCGCGCGAGCCGTGTTCTTCTTCCACCCGCTCGTGCGGCGGGCCTGCCGGGAGTACGCGCTCGCCCGTGAGGAAGCCTGTGACGCCGCCGCGCTCCAGGCCACCGGCGCCGAGCCCCACGACTATGGACGCCTTCTGCTCCTCTTTGGTGTCGCCCGCGCGCCGGCCGCGGCGGCGGCATCCGGTGCACCGTCACACCTCGCGGCCCTGAAACGGAGAATCGCCATGCTGGAACACGCGGATACCGAGTCGAAGCGTCACCCCCACTGGGCCCGCTGGGTGCTGGGAGGACTCGCCCTGGTGGCGCTCGTCCCCTTCCAGGTGGTCGCCCGCGAGACCCCCGTCACCGCCACGGCTCCCGGTGTCTCGGGCAACCTCGCCGTGCCCCTTCCCGCGCTGAGCGCCCCGCGAGCGGACGACGGCTCCGCACTCTCGTATGTCCTCATCGATCCCCCCCACCACACGACCATGTCCGGCTCGACGGAGGACTTGAGGGTGGCACGCGCGCTGGCGGGAGCGGGAAAGGAGCCTCTCCTCTATGTGCGCCGGGACGGCCAGGAGTACATCATCCGGGACGCGGCGACGTTGAAGGCCACCCTGGAGTCGTTCGACGCGCAGCGGGCGATCGGCGACAAGCAATCCGAGCTGGGCCACAAGCAATCCGAGCTGGGCCACAAGCAATCCGAGCTGGGCCAGAAGCAGGCCGAACTGGGCCACAAGCAGGCAACCATCGGAATGAAGATGGCGGCAGTGGCGCAGAAGCGAGCCGATCTCGCCATGGAGCGGCATCGGCTGGGGAGAACGAACGCGCAGGTGTCCCCGGAGTTCGAGCGCCGGGAGCAGGAGTTGGAGCGCGAGATGGAACCGCTCGAACAGCAGATGGAGGAGCTCGGCCGGCAGATGAAGGTCTTCACCCAGCCGATGGAGGAGCTTGGCCAGCAGATGGAAGAGCTCGCCAAGCCGATGGAAGTGCTCGGCCGGCAGATGGAGTTGGCCAACCAGGAGGCACAGAAGAAGGTGCGGACCCTGTTGGACGACGCGATCCGCAAGGGCCTGGCCGAGCCCGTGAAGCGCTGA
- a CDS encoding NAD(P)H-dependent oxidoreductase, with the protein MNVFIVHAHPEPQSFNGALTRHAQKVLTAQGHQVVVSDLHAMGWDPVSDRRNFVTRKDPTFFKQQQEELHAGAHDGFAPEIKAELDKLLRCDVLIFQFPIWWFSLPAILKGWVDRVFAMGTIYGGGRWFDTGVLRGKRAMLSLTTGGGEPQFSEDGLFGSLEQLLLPIHHGIFRFTGLDVLPPFVAWSVAHVGEEARARYLEAYGQRLVSLETTELLRFPSFSEFEPKTLTRKRA; encoded by the coding sequence ATGAATGTCTTCATCGTGCACGCGCACCCCGAGCCCCAGAGCTTCAACGGGGCGCTCACCCGTCATGCCCAGAAGGTGCTGACCGCTCAGGGGCATCAGGTCGTGGTGTCCGATCTCCACGCCATGGGGTGGGATCCCGTGTCGGATCGCCGCAACTTCGTGACACGCAAGGATCCCACCTTCTTCAAGCAGCAGCAGGAGGAGCTGCACGCCGGGGCGCACGACGGCTTCGCTCCGGAGATCAAGGCCGAGCTCGACAAGCTCCTGCGGTGCGATGTGCTCATCTTTCAATTCCCGATCTGGTGGTTCTCCCTCCCGGCCATCCTCAAGGGGTGGGTGGACCGGGTGTTCGCCATGGGAACCATCTACGGTGGGGGCCGGTGGTTCGACACCGGGGTGCTGCGGGGCAAGCGGGCCATGCTGTCGTTGACGACGGGGGGCGGGGAGCCCCAGTTCTCCGAGGACGGGTTGTTCGGCTCGCTGGAGCAACTGCTCCTTCCCATCCACCACGGCATCTTCCGTTTCACGGGGCTGGATGTCCTGCCGCCGTTCGTCGCCTGGAGCGTCGCGCATGTCGGCGAGGAGGCAAGGGCCCGCTACCTCGAGGCCTATGGCCAGCGGCTCGTCTCGCTGGAGACGACGGAGCTGCTGCGCTTCCCGTCGTTCTCGGAGTTCGAGCCGAAGACGTTGACGCGCAAGCGGGCCTGA
- a CDS encoding glutathione S-transferase family protein, translating into MSDEIVFYHNPRSRAQMVHWMLEELGGVPYRTVIIDMEKQEHKTPEFLAINPMGKLPTLVHDGTVITETAAIITYLADTFPQAGLAPLPGDPRRGTYLRWLFFGAGCFEPALIDTMFKRPPVERKGALGYGSYEETINALKKMLVPGPYILGEQFSAADVYVGAQLSWGAKFGAPGLDEPIFKNYLERITSRLAYKITSGG; encoded by the coding sequence ATGAGCGACGAGATCGTCTTCTACCACAACCCCAGGTCGCGAGCGCAGATGGTGCATTGGATGCTCGAGGAACTCGGTGGCGTGCCCTATCGGACCGTGATCATCGACATGGAGAAGCAGGAGCACAAGACGCCGGAGTTCCTCGCCATCAATCCGATGGGCAAGCTGCCGACGCTCGTGCACGACGGCACCGTCATCACCGAGACGGCCGCGATCATCACCTACCTCGCCGACACGTTCCCCCAGGCCGGGCTCGCCCCGCTGCCCGGAGACCCGCGCCGCGGCACATATCTGCGCTGGCTCTTCTTCGGCGCGGGCTGTTTCGAGCCGGCGCTGATCGACACCATGTTCAAGCGTCCGCCGGTCGAGCGCAAAGGCGCCCTGGGCTACGGCAGCTACGAGGAAACGATCAACGCGCTCAAGAAGATGCTCGTCCCCGGCCCCTACATCCTCGGGGAGCAGTTCAGCGCGGCCGACGTCTACGTCGGTGCCCAGCTGAGCTGGGGCGCGAAGTTCGGCGCACCCGGCCTGGACGAGCCCATCTTCAAGAACTACCTCGAACGCATCACCTCGCGCCTGGCCTACAAGATCACGTCGGGCGGCTAG
- a CDS encoding MDR family MFS transporter, producing MRTTQRPLTTLALALCLFMAALEMTVVSTAMPTVVSDLGGLHSYAWVFTAYMLASTITVPIYGKLADLYGRKPVLLFGVGLFLVGSIASGLATSMGMLIAFRTLQGLGAGAMQPVALTVVGDLYTLEQRARVQGAFSAVWGIAGLVGPLTGGLIVKYLTWHWIFFVNVPIGVGAMLLLGVFFHERIQRKPQRLDIAGAVLLSAGVVLLLIGVQGMDHQLPALVGAGVLLAAFVFVELRAAEPLLPMSLFRIPAIAISSVAGALFSSAQFGATTYVPLYVQAVLGGSPTMAGGMITPMIVGWPLASLLAGRLILRMGFRPLIIGGFGMAGAGTALMALLLKPGAPLLVPEVAMGVFGLGLGFASTSLLIAVQTSVGWELRGVATASNMFFRTIGGALGVGVMGGVMVSKLLEDPSIPLSAANQILSPEHGRGLAPEVLHTLGDALGRGLSLNFWLICASALGAFSAGLFFPRTHRPTPTSLPSSDAVAPH from the coding sequence ATGCGTACCACGCAACGTCCCCTGACTACCCTGGCCCTCGCCCTGTGTCTCTTCATGGCGGCCCTGGAGATGACGGTCGTCTCCACGGCCATGCCCACGGTGGTGAGCGACCTGGGCGGGCTGCACAGCTACGCGTGGGTCTTCACCGCGTACATGCTCGCCTCCACCATCACCGTGCCCATCTACGGCAAGCTCGCGGACCTCTACGGTCGCAAGCCCGTGCTCCTCTTCGGCGTGGGCCTGTTCCTCGTGGGCTCCATCGCCAGTGGCCTGGCCACGTCCATGGGCATGCTCATCGCCTTCCGCACGCTCCAGGGGCTCGGGGCGGGCGCCATGCAGCCCGTGGCGCTCACCGTGGTGGGGGACCTCTACACGCTCGAGCAGCGCGCCCGCGTCCAGGGTGCCTTCAGCGCCGTGTGGGGCATCGCCGGCCTGGTGGGTCCCCTCACCGGCGGGCTCATCGTGAAGTACCTCACCTGGCATTGGATCTTCTTCGTCAACGTCCCCATCGGCGTGGGCGCGATGCTGCTGCTCGGCGTCTTCTTCCACGAGCGCATCCAGCGCAAACCCCAGCGGCTGGACATCGCGGGGGCGGTGCTGCTCTCCGCGGGCGTGGTGCTGCTGCTCATCGGGGTGCAGGGCATGGACCACCAGCTCCCCGCGCTCGTGGGGGCGGGGGTGTTGCTCGCCGCCTTCGTGTTCGTGGAGCTCCGGGCGGCCGAGCCCCTCCTGCCGATGTCCCTCTTCCGGATTCCCGCCATCGCCATCTCCTCGGTGGCCGGCGCGCTCTTCTCCTCCGCGCAGTTCGGTGCCACCACCTACGTGCCGTTGTACGTGCAGGCCGTGCTGGGCGGCTCTCCCACCATGGCCGGCGGGATGATCACCCCGATGATCGTCGGCTGGCCCCTGGCGAGCCTCCTGGCGGGACGGCTCATCCTCAGGATGGGCTTTCGTCCGCTCATCATCGGCGGATTCGGGATGGCGGGAGCGGGCACGGCGCTGATGGCGCTGCTGCTCAAGCCGGGCGCGCCCCTGCTCGTCCCCGAGGTGGCCATGGGGGTGTTCGGCCTCGGTCTGGGCTTTGCCTCCACGTCGCTGCTCATCGCGGTGCAGACGAGCGTGGGCTGGGAGCTGCGAGGCGTGGCCACCGCGAGCAACATGTTCTTCCGCACCATCGGCGGGGCGCTGGGCGTGGGGGTGATGGGCGGGGTGATGGTGTCCAAGTTGCTCGAGGATCCCAGCATTCCCCTGTCCGCGGCCAATCAGATCCTCAGTCCCGAGCATGGCCGGGGCCTCGCGCCCGAGGTGCTGCACACGCTCGGTGATGCGCTCGGCCGCGGCCTGTCCCTCAACTTCTGGCTCATCTGCGCCTCGGCCCTGGGTGCCTTCTCCGCCGGGCTCTTCTTCCCCCGGACCCATCGCCCCACTCCCACCTCCCTGCCCTCCAGCGACGCGGTGGCGCCGCACTGA
- a CDS encoding mechanosensitive ion channel family protein yields the protein MESLIEQLKTLALTQALPFFMKLGVAIVLWFVGRSLIAGFQRVLNLALNKRKLDATLIRYTESLFSGAFTILLLLALLGMMGIETTSFAALLAAAGIAIGSAWAGLLGNFAAGVFLLVLRPFRVGDAISSAGVSGTVQEVGLFVTVLETPDNLRIIVGNSRLLSDNIVNYSHHANRQVSIKVPLRHGADVAAIKRALVERVAAVPGVLAQPALSIGFAEFTVKGPVLMVQAWCQNASFGPVSGGMSEAIAEALILSGYAAPQDNAASRIAKVG from the coding sequence ATGGAATCACTCATCGAGCAGCTCAAGACCCTGGCCCTCACGCAAGCCCTCCCCTTCTTCATGAAGCTGGGCGTCGCGATCGTCCTCTGGTTCGTGGGGCGCTCGCTCATCGCCGGTTTCCAGCGCGTGCTGAACCTCGCGCTCAACAAGCGCAAGCTGGACGCCACGCTCATCCGCTACACCGAGTCACTCTTCTCGGGCGCCTTCACCATCCTGCTGCTGCTGGCGCTGCTGGGGATGATGGGCATCGAGACCACCTCGTTCGCCGCGCTGCTGGCCGCGGCGGGCATCGCCATCGGCTCGGCGTGGGCGGGCCTGTTGGGGAACTTCGCCGCGGGCGTCTTCCTGCTCGTGCTGCGGCCCTTCCGCGTCGGAGATGCGATCTCCTCGGCGGGTGTGTCGGGCACGGTCCAGGAGGTCGGTCTGTTCGTCACCGTCCTCGAGACACCGGACAACCTGCGCATCATCGTGGGCAACAGCCGGTTGCTCAGCGACAACATCGTCAACTACAGCCACCACGCCAACCGGCAGGTCTCCATCAAGGTGCCGCTGCGGCACGGTGCCGACGTCGCCGCGATCAAGCGGGCCCTGGTGGAGCGGGTGGCCGCGGTGCCGGGGGTGCTGGCGCAGCCCGCGCTCTCCATCGGCTTCGCGGAGTTCACCGTGAAGGGCCCCGTGTTGATGGTCCAGGCGTGGTGCCAGAACGCATCGTTCGGCCCGGTGTCGGGTGGCATGAGCGAGGCCATCGCGGAGGCCCTGATCCTCTCGGGCTATGCCGCTCCCCAGGACAACGCCGCTTCGCGGATCGCCAAGGTCGGCTGA
- a CDS encoding BlaI/MecI/CopY family transcriptional regulator, which produces MKKPVGEQELTLLRWVAEHGPVTVGEAAEKFGEPQGLARSTILTVMERLRSKGHLTRRKVEGVYQYSSSMPLAELLRGVVGDFVKKSLAGSLSPFATWLSETDEVSDEELRQLEEAVARLKSKKEGES; this is translated from the coding sequence ATGAAGAAGCCGGTGGGAGAACAGGAACTGACGCTGCTGCGCTGGGTGGCGGAGCACGGTCCCGTCACCGTGGGGGAGGCGGCGGAGAAGTTCGGCGAGCCGCAGGGGCTGGCGCGCTCCACCATCCTCACGGTGATGGAGCGGCTGCGGAGCAAGGGGCACCTCACCCGGCGCAAGGTGGAGGGCGTCTACCAGTACAGCTCGAGCATGCCGCTGGCGGAGCTCTTGCGCGGCGTGGTGGGGGACTTCGTGAAGAAGTCGCTGGCGGGCTCGCTGTCGCCCTTCGCCACGTGGCTGTCCGAGACCGATGAGGTCAGCGACGAGGAACTGCGCCAGCTCGAGGAAGCCGTCGCCCGGCTCAAGTCGAAGAAGGAGGGGGAGTCATGA
- a CDS encoding acetyl-CoA hydrolase/transferase C-terminal domain-containing protein → MSSLQKRIENAELLAKVVPVEEAVKHVTDGNTVAISGFTKSGEPKTFFPALARHFAETAPASRITLLSGASLADDVEGPMAPFIRKRGPYMSSAASRKLIHSGEMDFTDVHLSAFARNLMYGFYGEIDVAVVEVSRILADGSVILSSSVGISAEALSRARKVILEVNTAVPDYTGFHDIALPAVHPKVGWPLPLLNVRDRIGTPNVEFDHRKVVAVVESRTPDHPVPFKGTSETDRRIAQNVIAFLLQCRDQFGWGERLPPIQSGVGNVANAIIGELYTSPFQKIRFWTEVFQDGMLRYLEDDAKFENASATAVSFSADGRRRFMELFERCRDKLVLRPMWLSNSPEIISRLFVIAMNTPIEVDIYGHVNSTHIDGSRIVNGLGGSGDFFRNAYLSIVHTPSTRPLKDGRTVSCVMPYVRHIDHTEHDIKCVVTEHGYALNMDIRSPKRRAVDIIDKCAHPHFRPLLHAYLDMAGAGDEPRPTDLKALEGWWREYGEACASFPKGG, encoded by the coding sequence ATGAGCTCACTGCAGAAGCGGATCGAGAACGCGGAGTTGTTGGCCAAGGTCGTCCCGGTGGAAGAGGCGGTCAAGCACGTCACCGACGGCAACACCGTGGCCATCAGTGGTTTCACCAAGTCGGGCGAGCCGAAGACCTTCTTCCCGGCCCTGGCCCGGCACTTCGCCGAGACCGCTCCCGCCTCGCGCATCACGCTGCTCAGCGGCGCCTCGCTCGCCGACGACGTGGAGGGGCCCATGGCTCCCTTCATCCGCAAGCGCGGGCCGTACATGTCCTCGGCCGCCTCGCGCAAGCTCATCCACTCGGGGGAGATGGACTTCACCGACGTGCACCTGTCCGCCTTCGCGCGCAACCTCATGTACGGCTTCTATGGGGAGATCGACGTCGCCGTCGTCGAGGTGTCGCGCATCCTCGCGGACGGCAGCGTCATCCTCTCCTCGTCGGTGGGCATCTCCGCCGAGGCGCTCTCCCGGGCACGCAAGGTCATCCTCGAGGTGAACACCGCGGTGCCGGACTACACGGGCTTCCACGACATCGCCCTGCCCGCGGTGCACCCCAAGGTGGGCTGGCCGCTGCCGCTGCTCAACGTGCGGGATCGCATCGGCACGCCCAACGTCGAGTTCGACCACCGCAAGGTGGTGGCCGTCGTCGAGTCGCGCACGCCCGACCATCCGGTGCCCTTCAAGGGCACGAGTGAGACGGACCGCCGCATCGCGCAGAACGTCATCGCCTTCCTGCTCCAGTGCCGCGATCAGTTCGGCTGGGGTGAGCGTCTGCCCCCCATCCAGTCCGGCGTGGGCAACGTGGCCAACGCCATCATCGGTGAGCTGTACACGTCCCCCTTCCAGAAGATCCGCTTCTGGACCGAGGTCTTCCAGGACGGAATGCTGCGCTACCTGGAGGACGACGCGAAGTTCGAGAACGCCTCGGCCACCGCGGTGTCGTTCTCGGCGGATGGGCGCCGGCGCTTCATGGAGCTGTTCGAGCGCTGCCGGGACAAGCTGGTGCTGCGGCCCATGTGGCTGTCCAACAGCCCGGAGATCATCTCCCGCCTGTTCGTCATCGCGATGAACACCCCCATCGAGGTGGACATCTACGGCCACGTCAACTCCACCCACATCGACGGCTCGCGCATCGTCAACGGGCTGGGGGGCTCGGGAGACTTCTTCCGCAACGCCTACCTGAGCATCGTGCACACGCCGTCCACCCGGCCGCTCAAGGACGGGCGCACGGTGAGCTGCGTGATGCCGTACGTGCGGCACATCGACCACACCGAGCACGACATCAAGTGCGTCGTCACCGAGCACGGCTACGCGCTCAACATGGACATCCGCTCGCCCAAGCGCCGCGCCGTGGACATCATCGACAAGTGCGCGCACCCGCACTTCCGCCCGCTGCTGCACGCCTACCTGGACATGGCGGGCGCCGGCGACGAGCCCCGGCCCACCGACCTCAAGGCCCTGGAGGGTTGGTGGCGCGAGTACGGCGAGGCCTGCGCCTCCTTCCCCAAGGGAGGCTGA
- a CDS encoding DUF1697 domain-containing protein: MSRIILLLRGVNVGGHRKVPMEQLRQTCRDIGFDDVESYIQSGNLVVTAPGGAEAAAAMLETALQQRFGFPVDVIARTARQWAAYAAGSPFPDAAEKQPNLLHLALSKQKPKPGALAALRERASAGELLEVSGDALWVLYSSGVAGTKLGPAVLDKAVGSPVTARNWKTVLKLHELAGGKP, encoded by the coding sequence ATGTCCCGGATCATCCTGCTTCTTCGCGGCGTCAACGTGGGCGGGCATCGCAAGGTGCCCATGGAGCAGCTCCGCCAGACGTGCCGCGACATCGGCTTCGACGACGTCGAGAGCTACATCCAGAGTGGCAACCTCGTCGTCACCGCTCCCGGGGGCGCGGAGGCCGCCGCGGCGATGCTCGAGACCGCGCTGCAACAGCGCTTCGGCTTCCCGGTGGATGTGATCGCCCGGACCGCCCGGCAGTGGGCGGCCTATGCCGCGGGCAGCCCCTTCCCGGACGCGGCCGAGAAGCAGCCGAACCTCCTGCATCTGGCGCTGTCCAAGCAGAAGCCGAAGCCGGGCGCGCTCGCCGCGCTTCGTGAGCGCGCCAGTGCCGGTGAGCTGCTCGAGGTCTCGGGCGACGCGCTCTGGGTGCTCTATTCCAGTGGTGTGGCTGGCACGAAGCTTGGTCCGGCGGTGCTCGACAAGGCCGTGGGCTCGCCTGTCACCGCGCGCAACTGGAAGACGGTGTTGAAGCTGCACGAGCTGGCGGGAGGCAAGCCGTAG
- a CDS encoding winged helix-turn-helix transcriptional regulator, whose translation MKKQRKPSDFCCPVELTLNVIGGKWKSVILFYLINKGTLRFNEFRRLMPRITLQMLTNQLRELEVDGVVHREVYPQVPPKVEYSLTPFGKSLEPIILLMLEWGRRHEKRLLAGTGEGAEAPLEEMGAPVEVPVRPPRRAYPGRA comes from the coding sequence ATGAAGAAACAACGCAAACCCTCGGACTTCTGCTGCCCGGTGGAATTGACCCTCAACGTCATTGGCGGGAAGTGGAAGAGCGTCATCCTCTTCTATCTGATCAACAAGGGAACGCTGCGCTTCAACGAGTTCCGGCGGCTCATGCCGCGCATCACGCTGCAGATGCTCACCAACCAGCTGCGCGAACTCGAGGTGGACGGGGTGGTGCACCGCGAGGTCTACCCACAGGTGCCCCCCAAGGTGGAGTACTCGCTCACCCCGTTCGGCAAGAGTCTCGAGCCCATCATCCTCCTCATGCTCGAGTGGGGACGGCGCCACGAGAAACGCCTGCTCGCGGGCACGGGCGAGGGGGCGGAGGCCCCGCTGGAGGAGATGGGCGCCCCTGTCGAGGTGCCCGTGCGCCCACCCCGTCGGGCCTACCCGGGACGCGCGTAG
- a CDS encoding YbhB/YbcL family Raf kinase inhibitor-like protein — MNLNHTLRSLVLGMPRMLRGRPGERAGEERLAQYRLDLSQVAPLVVMSPAFVKGRDIPVHYTADGAGLSPPLRWGAGPTGTQSFVVWMEDPDAPTPEPFVHWLVADLDAGRDSLPEGIPAQGADVAVQGRNSFLRVGYTGCAPPWGDVPHRYHLQVLALDQRLELEPGFGRQQLYRAVQGHVLAFGETVGVYARPG; from the coding sequence ATGAACCTGAACCACACGTTGCGAAGCCTCGTCCTGGGCATGCCCCGGATGTTGCGCGGACGTCCCGGCGAGCGAGCGGGAGAAGAGCGACTCGCCCAATACCGGCTGGACTTGAGCCAGGTGGCTCCCCTGGTGGTGATGAGTCCCGCCTTCGTGAAGGGGCGCGACATTCCCGTGCACTACACCGCCGATGGTGCGGGGCTCAGTCCGCCGTTGCGCTGGGGCGCGGGCCCCACGGGCACTCAATCCTTCGTGGTCTGGATGGAGGATCCGGACGCGCCCACCCCCGAGCCGTTCGTCCACTGGCTCGTCGCGGACCTGGACGCCGGGCGCGACTCCCTGCCCGAGGGCATCCCGGCGCAGGGCGCGGACGTGGCGGTGCAAGGTCGCAACAGCTTCCTGCGCGTGGGCTACACCGGCTGTGCTCCGCCCTGGGGGGACGTCCCGCACCGCTACCACCTCCAGGTGCTGGCGCTCGACCAGCGCCTCGAGCTCGAGCCGGGCTTTGGACGCCAGCAGCTCTACCGGGCCGTGCAAGGTCATGTGCTCGCGTTCGGCGAGACCGTGGGCGTCTACGCGCGTCCCGGGTAG
- a CDS encoding addiction module protein gives MATKEDLLSDVLRLPPEERAEVAHKLLLSLEAEAEDPEAQAEWSVELERRAREVLDGRVKTVPWEQVEERISTRLGQRR, from the coding sequence ATGGCGACCAAGGAAGACCTCCTCTCGGATGTGCTGCGACTCCCTCCCGAGGAGCGTGCCGAGGTTGCCCACAAGCTCCTGCTCAGCTTGGAGGCAGAGGCCGAGGATCCGGAAGCCCAAGCCGAGTGGTCCGTGGAATTGGAGCGCCGGGCCCGTGAAGTGCTCGACGGTCGCGTGAAGACGGTTCCCTGGGAGCAGGTCGAGGAGCGCATCAGTACCCGGCTCGGCCAGCGGCGGTGA
- a CDS encoding hemerythrin domain-containing protein, with amino-acid sequence MMLTHCAMDAISLLKQDHATLRKLFKRYEALKHGGEVRKKQEISRRIILELSIHAAIEEQVFYPSVKAHDPRWIERIDESLEEHRVAKWELAAIQRMSPEEPRFDARFTVLVQNVLHHIEEEENGLFARIHQTFTQEELEAMADALALAKRAVPTHPHPMLPDEPPGNLVMPLVAVFDRGRDLVTELVERGLEWTRQLAKVGRERAEEVSEEARKWTLEAPGRGLKVTSDVLEETRSMARDATRSARRMAEQAASDVTPRMGNGEPRRDGASVHRVKASHPPRQRGSMSRQASAPAGKTAHKRTTSEKGNSAGKSSPRA; translated from the coding sequence ATGATGCTTACCCATTGCGCCATGGACGCCATCTCTCTACTCAAACAAGACCACGCCACCCTCCGGAAGCTGTTCAAGCGTTACGAAGCGCTCAAGCACGGAGGGGAGGTCAGGAAGAAGCAGGAGATCTCCCGGCGCATCATCCTGGAGCTTTCCATCCACGCCGCCATCGAGGAGCAGGTCTTCTACCCCTCGGTGAAGGCGCACGATCCGAGGTGGATCGAGCGGATCGACGAGTCCCTCGAGGAGCACCGGGTCGCGAAGTGGGAACTCGCCGCGATCCAGCGGATGAGTCCGGAGGAGCCGCGGTTCGACGCGCGGTTCACCGTGCTGGTGCAGAACGTGCTGCACCACATCGAGGAGGAGGAGAACGGGCTGTTCGCCCGTATCCACCAGACGTTCACCCAGGAGGAGCTCGAGGCCATGGCGGACGCGCTCGCCCTCGCGAAGCGAGCGGTGCCGACGCACCCGCACCCGATGCTCCCGGATGAGCCTCCTGGCAACCTGGTGATGCCGCTGGTGGCGGTGTTCGACCGGGGCCGGGATCTGGTCACCGAGCTGGTGGAACGCGGCCTGGAGTGGACACGGCAACTCGCGAAGGTGGGACGCGAGCGCGCGGAGGAGGTGAGCGAGGAGGCACGCAAGTGGACGCTCGAGGCCCCGGGCCGGGGACTGAAGGTGACGAGCGATGTGCTCGAGGAGACCCGGAGCATGGCGCGCGACGCGACCCGGAGTGCCCGGCGCATGGCGGAACAGGCGGCGAGTGATGTCACCCCCAGAATGGGAAACGGGGAGCCACGCCGCGATGGTGCGAGCGTCCACCGCGTGAAGGCGTCCCATCCGCCAAGACAGCGGGGAAGCATGAGCCGCCAGGCGAGCGCCCCCGCCGGGAAGACCGCGCACAAGCGCACCACCAGCGAGAAAGGCAATTCCGCCGGGAAGTCCTCCCCGAGAGCATGA